One genomic window of Pocillopora verrucosa isolate sample1 chromosome 8, ASM3666991v2, whole genome shotgun sequence includes the following:
- the LOC131798640 gene encoding centrosomal protein of 95 kDa-like isoform X2 — translation MKYLNNNRKPMQRMDGDSDDEAFIAIANELLEKCNLPGTISKLEECSDNFFVAVYRGLLGDDLPGIVENPISNEQHVLNCQTLIDSVASDILSVDLTHITGSSIVEGDKISIRNLLEIFAGLLEFFMEYDDDDASGDENDSNLLTSEHDVISGVLREEFGPSYEAVYGFRDRRGEIKREPPLSQQSSGGVMLDRNGEEKKQGTPATSSTRVSVVWDHENSTGFDADTSKLSDSKIEVVSDSTTELIRLGETMSDRLQPIGVERRPEARNQVPDSTLDISARSPMISVSYQHGSRLYRDDAFGGTLNGTRPLQDNAKPVMNNASALTSSKRPDLSGIRESGQSRVLGRDATSVEDELTQYTLTPTEVGNSPAVRDKDPEKPLTSFLSSSSTSASWPEQISPLEPFKDSSTREASSFDALGVRPKQKPPASSGSEAGDNSGRSTPVYHHYHHHFHHTQPQGTVPEFQSVAGVSAAASVDAPGETTSLSRTKPTGTVPGTRPCPRTTDRLTRTVPGIYTHPHSGLSQPSATTVTGTTSTLTDSVFLSGSGSSRPRFVMATSSDIPADSSSGKAALQGRPAVSLATSTATSTTGLSTPVLSSLPPTSNRSYSALKERVSLPEQTDEPTDRLSSLRRKQPLASSLPARLQKGSKSSEHPALRSTAAELLQKYTTPDDESGESDSEREADEEELDYGRLEPPAAKPTTRDFSTSRSSGSATRTSTRPRMPRSYKESTEEGSSPERAPRRGVTFRDTVETFPVSGRMDRLRRLLYEESEKERKRHTETMRKTYRDQLREIQQEKKKEKTLHMKRKLPLSPKVPKKKPKKKSPIQKRGRLEAVYCSQTRKSRPVRRTLTTEKGRKRSASASPVLGRRKSDSPDHPDMLLPAMLEEFPFLHVSPQTAHSMWDKQARHLSSFLKSGADANRTKTQRMIEEAEKRQKALVGILRKDVEHNMRMRDKQERQQQQRTVKAKLREKRQVSARARRYYDEYELRMRARMLKRRTREEQIFKRLFEDGLEIQKQRIRELREYAKEKRETLAQRQQNEIESLENFYRDQFAMLADGIARERYEMEVREKAQEKVVRQMRRELRRKFEHDVQEFQENLQRDEDSAYFRQLEADRLRGKFQLATRNAFY, via the exons atgaaatatCTGAATAATAACCGTAAGCCCATGCAAAGAATGGATGGTGATTCAGATGACGAAG CTTTTATAGCTATAGCAAATGAGCTGTTGGAAAAATGCAACCTTCCTGGCACAATATCTAAACTTGAGGAATGCAGTGACAACTTCTTTGTCGCAGTTTACAGAGGTCTTCTTGGTGATGATTTGCCTG GTATTGTAGAAAATCCCATCTCAAATGAACAACATGTTTTGAACTGCCAAACTTTGATAGATTCAGTTGCTTCTGATATTCTTAGTGTGGATCTAACTCACATCACCGGGAGCAGCATTGTGGAAGGTGACAAGATTTCAATTCGGAACTTGTTAGAGATCTTTGCTGGATTGCTTGAGTTTTTCATGGagtatgatgatgatgacg CTTCTGGAGATGAAAATGATTCCAATTTGCTGACTTCAGAACACGATGTCATCTCTGGCGTACTAAGAGAAGAATTTGGTCCCTCATATGAAGCTGTTTATGGTTTTAG GGACAGGAGAGGGGAGATAAAGAGAGAACCACCATTGTCACAGCAGTCAAGTGGAGGAGTAATGCTAGATAGAAATggagaggaaaagaaacaaggaaCACCAGCAACGTCATCAACCAGAGTCTCTGTTGTGTGGGATCATGAAAATTCCACTGGCTTTGATGCAGACACTTCAAAG CTAAGTGACTCAAAAATAGAAGTTGTAAGTGACTCAACAACTGAACTTATCAGACTTGGAGAGACCATGTCAGACAGATTGCAACCAATAGGGGTAGAAAGAAGGCCAGAAGCCAGAAATCAGGTTCCAGATTCAACATTAGACATATCTGCTAGATCACCTATGATCAGTGTCAGTTATCAGCATGGTAGCAGACTTTACAGGGATGATGCCTTTGGTGGCACTCTAAATGGCACAAGACCTTTGCAGGATAATGCAAAGCCAGTTATGAATAATGCAAGTGCCTTAACAAGTTCCAAAAGACCAGATTTATCTGGAATTAG GGAGTCAGGCCAATCCCGTGTACTTGGTCGTGATGCTACTTCTGTAGAAGATGAACTGACACAGTACACTTTGACACCCACAGAGGTGGGAAATTCTCCAGCTGTTAGGGATAAG GACCCTGAAAAGCCTTTAACCAGTTTTCTGTCATCCTCCTCAACATCTGCTTCATGGCCTGAGCAAATATCACCACTAGAACCCTTTAAAGACTCTAGCACTAGAGAGGCAAGTAGCTTTGATGCTCTTGGTGTGAGACCAAAACAAAAGCCCCCAGCAAGTTCAGGTTCAGAAGCTGGGGACAATAGTGGACGGTCAACTCCAGTTTATCATCATTACCACCATCACTTTCATCACACACAGCCACAAGGGACTGTACCAG aatttcAGTCTGTAGCTGGAGTTAGTGCAGCAGCCTCAGTTGATGCACCAGGTGAAACAACCAGTTTGTCAAGGACAAAGCCTACTGGAACAGTGCCAGGAACTAGACCTTGTCCAAGAACAACTGATAGACTAACAAGGACAGTTCCTGGCATTTATACTCACCCTCACTCAG GTCTCTCACAACCATCTGCCACCACAGTCACAGGAACAACATCAACCTTAACTGACTCAGTATTTCTATCAGGGTCTGGATCATCAC GTCCCCGTTTTGTAATGGCAACTAGTTCTGATATTCCAGCTGATTCATCAAGTGGCAAAGCAGCCTTACAAGGAAGGCCGGCTGTTTCATTAGCAACAAGTACAGCAACATCTACAACAG GTTTATCCACGCCAGTGTTATCGTCACTGCCACCCACAAGTAACAGATCTTATAGTGCATTAAAGGAACGGGTCTCACTACCAGAACAGACAGACGAACCAACAGACCGACTGAGTAGTCTGAGGAGAAAGCAG CCATTAGCGTCTTCTCTCCCCGCCAGACTGCAGAAAGGATCCAAAAGTTCTGAACATCCAGCGCTTCGATCAACAGCTGCAGAGCTTTTACAAAAATACACCACACCGGATGACGAAAGTGGTGAAAGTGACAGTGAGAGGGAAGCAGACGAAGAGGAGTTAG ATTACGGAAGACTTGAACCTCCTGCAGCAAAACCGACGACGAGAGATTTCTCAACTTCTCGATCAAGTGGTAGCGCAACCAGGACATCTACGAGGCCAAGAATGCCTCGCAGCTATAAAG AATCAACTGAAGAAGGTTCTTCTCCTGAACGTGCTCCCCGCCGCGGCGTGACTTTCCGTGATACCGTAGAAACGTTTCCAGTTTCAGGGAGAATGGATCGGTTAAGGCGCCTGTTGTACGAGGAGTCCGAGAAGGAGCGGAAACGACACACTGAAACCATGCGCAAGACTTATCGTGACCAGTTGAGGGaaatacaacaagaaaaaaagaaagagaaaactttgcacatgaaaagaaaattaccg CTCTCACCAAAAGTTCCAAAGAAGAAACCGAAAAAGAAGTCTCCAATCCAGAAACGTGGGAGATTGGAGGCTGTCTATTGCTCACAGACTAGAAAATCCCGGCCAGTGAGGAGGACTTTGACAACGGAAAAGGGAAGGAAGAGAAGTGCATCAGCGAGCCCTGTACTGGGTAGGAGAAAAAGTGACAGTCCAG ATCACCCAGACATGTTACTTCCTGCCATGTTGGAGGAGTTCCCTTTCTTGCATGTCTCGCCCCAAACGGCCCACAGCATGTGGGACAAGCAGGCGCGGCACCTTAGTTCCTTTCTTAAATCTGGTGCGGACGCCAATAGAACCAAAACTCAGAGAATGATTGAAGAAGCTGAGAAACGACAAAAGGCGTTAGTGggaattttaagaaaagatGTGGAACATAATATGAGAATG CGTGATAAACAAGAGCGGCAGCAACAACAGCGGACTGTAAAGgcaaaactgagagaaaaacGTCAAGTCTCTGCACGTGCACGTCGATACTACGATGAGTACGAGCTGCGCATGCGGGCCAGAATGTTGAAGAGGCGCACACGTGAAGAACAG ATCTTTAAAAGGTTGTTTGAGGATGGTTTGGAGATTCAAAAACAACGCATACGCGAACTTAGAGAGTATGcaaaagagaagagagaaacTTTGGCTCAGAGGCAGCAAAATGAAATTGAGTCACTAGAAAATTT CTATCGTGACCAGTTCGCCATGTTGGCGGATGGAATCGCTCGGGAGAGATACGAGATGGAAGTGCGTGAAAAAGCCCAGGAGAAG GTGGTCCGACAAATGCGACGGGAGTTACGGCGGAAATTTGAACATGACGTGCAAGAATTCCAAGAAAATCTACAACGGGATGAAGACTCAGCTTACTTTAGGCAGTTAGAAGCTGACAGACTAAGAGGCAAATTTCAACTTGCAACCCGCAACGCGTTTTATTGA
- the LOC131798640 gene encoding centrosomal protein of 95 kDa-like isoform X1, with product MKYLNNNRKPMQRMDGDSDDEAFIAIANELLEKCNLPGTISKLEECSDNFFVAVYRGLLGDDLPGIVENPISNEQHVLNCQTLIDSVASDILSVDLTHITGSSIVEGDKISIRNLLEIFAGLLEFFMEYDDDDASGDENDSNLLTSEHDVISGVLREEFGPSYEAVYGFRDRRGEIKREPPLSQQSSGGVMLDRNGEEKKQGTPATSSTRVSVVWDHENSTGFDADTSKLSDSKIEVVSDSTTELIRLGETMSDRLQPIGVERRPEARNQVPDSTLDISARSPMISVSYQHGSRLYRDDAFGGTLNGTRPLQDNAKPVMNNASALTSSKRPDLSGIRESGQSRVLGRDATSVEDELTQYTLTPTEVGNSPAVRDKDPEKPLTSFLSSSSTSASWPEQISPLEPFKDSSTREASSFDALGVRPKQKPPASSGSEAGDNSGRSTPVYHHYHHHFHHTQPQGTVPEFQSVAGVSAAASVDAPGETTSLSRTKPTGTVPGTRPCPRTTDRLTRTVPGIYTHPHSGLSQPSATTVTGTTSTLTDSVFLSGSGSSRPRFVMATSSDIPADSSSGKAALQGRPAVSLATSTATSTTGLSTPVLSSLPPTSNRSYSALKERVSLPEQTDEPTDRLSSLRRKQPLASSLPARLQKGSKSSEHPALRSTAAELLQKYTTPDDESGESDSEREADEEELGQNSDSAVDYGRLEPPAAKPTTRDFSTSRSSGSATRTSTRPRMPRSYKESTEEGSSPERAPRRGVTFRDTVETFPVSGRMDRLRRLLYEESEKERKRHTETMRKTYRDQLREIQQEKKKEKTLHMKRKLPLSPKVPKKKPKKKSPIQKRGRLEAVYCSQTRKSRPVRRTLTTEKGRKRSASASPVLGRRKSDSPDHPDMLLPAMLEEFPFLHVSPQTAHSMWDKQARHLSSFLKSGADANRTKTQRMIEEAEKRQKALVGILRKDVEHNMRMRDKQERQQQQRTVKAKLREKRQVSARARRYYDEYELRMRARMLKRRTREEQIFKRLFEDGLEIQKQRIRELREYAKEKRETLAQRQQNEIESLENFYRDQFAMLADGIARERYEMEVREKAQEKVVRQMRRELRRKFEHDVQEFQENLQRDEDSAYFRQLEADRLRGKFQLATRNAFY from the exons atgaaatatCTGAATAATAACCGTAAGCCCATGCAAAGAATGGATGGTGATTCAGATGACGAAG CTTTTATAGCTATAGCAAATGAGCTGTTGGAAAAATGCAACCTTCCTGGCACAATATCTAAACTTGAGGAATGCAGTGACAACTTCTTTGTCGCAGTTTACAGAGGTCTTCTTGGTGATGATTTGCCTG GTATTGTAGAAAATCCCATCTCAAATGAACAACATGTTTTGAACTGCCAAACTTTGATAGATTCAGTTGCTTCTGATATTCTTAGTGTGGATCTAACTCACATCACCGGGAGCAGCATTGTGGAAGGTGACAAGATTTCAATTCGGAACTTGTTAGAGATCTTTGCTGGATTGCTTGAGTTTTTCATGGagtatgatgatgatgacg CTTCTGGAGATGAAAATGATTCCAATTTGCTGACTTCAGAACACGATGTCATCTCTGGCGTACTAAGAGAAGAATTTGGTCCCTCATATGAAGCTGTTTATGGTTTTAG GGACAGGAGAGGGGAGATAAAGAGAGAACCACCATTGTCACAGCAGTCAAGTGGAGGAGTAATGCTAGATAGAAATggagaggaaaagaaacaaggaaCACCAGCAACGTCATCAACCAGAGTCTCTGTTGTGTGGGATCATGAAAATTCCACTGGCTTTGATGCAGACACTTCAAAG CTAAGTGACTCAAAAATAGAAGTTGTAAGTGACTCAACAACTGAACTTATCAGACTTGGAGAGACCATGTCAGACAGATTGCAACCAATAGGGGTAGAAAGAAGGCCAGAAGCCAGAAATCAGGTTCCAGATTCAACATTAGACATATCTGCTAGATCACCTATGATCAGTGTCAGTTATCAGCATGGTAGCAGACTTTACAGGGATGATGCCTTTGGTGGCACTCTAAATGGCACAAGACCTTTGCAGGATAATGCAAAGCCAGTTATGAATAATGCAAGTGCCTTAACAAGTTCCAAAAGACCAGATTTATCTGGAATTAG GGAGTCAGGCCAATCCCGTGTACTTGGTCGTGATGCTACTTCTGTAGAAGATGAACTGACACAGTACACTTTGACACCCACAGAGGTGGGAAATTCTCCAGCTGTTAGGGATAAG GACCCTGAAAAGCCTTTAACCAGTTTTCTGTCATCCTCCTCAACATCTGCTTCATGGCCTGAGCAAATATCACCACTAGAACCCTTTAAAGACTCTAGCACTAGAGAGGCAAGTAGCTTTGATGCTCTTGGTGTGAGACCAAAACAAAAGCCCCCAGCAAGTTCAGGTTCAGAAGCTGGGGACAATAGTGGACGGTCAACTCCAGTTTATCATCATTACCACCATCACTTTCATCACACACAGCCACAAGGGACTGTACCAG aatttcAGTCTGTAGCTGGAGTTAGTGCAGCAGCCTCAGTTGATGCACCAGGTGAAACAACCAGTTTGTCAAGGACAAAGCCTACTGGAACAGTGCCAGGAACTAGACCTTGTCCAAGAACAACTGATAGACTAACAAGGACAGTTCCTGGCATTTATACTCACCCTCACTCAG GTCTCTCACAACCATCTGCCACCACAGTCACAGGAACAACATCAACCTTAACTGACTCAGTATTTCTATCAGGGTCTGGATCATCAC GTCCCCGTTTTGTAATGGCAACTAGTTCTGATATTCCAGCTGATTCATCAAGTGGCAAAGCAGCCTTACAAGGAAGGCCGGCTGTTTCATTAGCAACAAGTACAGCAACATCTACAACAG GTTTATCCACGCCAGTGTTATCGTCACTGCCACCCACAAGTAACAGATCTTATAGTGCATTAAAGGAACGGGTCTCACTACCAGAACAGACAGACGAACCAACAGACCGACTGAGTAGTCTGAGGAGAAAGCAG CCATTAGCGTCTTCTCTCCCCGCCAGACTGCAGAAAGGATCCAAAAGTTCTGAACATCCAGCGCTTCGATCAACAGCTGCAGAGCTTTTACAAAAATACACCACACCGGATGACGAAAGTGGTGAAAGTGACAGTGAGAGGGAAGCAGACGAAGAGGAGTTAGGTCAGAACAGTGATAGTGCTGTTG ATTACGGAAGACTTGAACCTCCTGCAGCAAAACCGACGACGAGAGATTTCTCAACTTCTCGATCAAGTGGTAGCGCAACCAGGACATCTACGAGGCCAAGAATGCCTCGCAGCTATAAAG AATCAACTGAAGAAGGTTCTTCTCCTGAACGTGCTCCCCGCCGCGGCGTGACTTTCCGTGATACCGTAGAAACGTTTCCAGTTTCAGGGAGAATGGATCGGTTAAGGCGCCTGTTGTACGAGGAGTCCGAGAAGGAGCGGAAACGACACACTGAAACCATGCGCAAGACTTATCGTGACCAGTTGAGGGaaatacaacaagaaaaaaagaaagagaaaactttgcacatgaaaagaaaattaccg CTCTCACCAAAAGTTCCAAAGAAGAAACCGAAAAAGAAGTCTCCAATCCAGAAACGTGGGAGATTGGAGGCTGTCTATTGCTCACAGACTAGAAAATCCCGGCCAGTGAGGAGGACTTTGACAACGGAAAAGGGAAGGAAGAGAAGTGCATCAGCGAGCCCTGTACTGGGTAGGAGAAAAAGTGACAGTCCAG ATCACCCAGACATGTTACTTCCTGCCATGTTGGAGGAGTTCCCTTTCTTGCATGTCTCGCCCCAAACGGCCCACAGCATGTGGGACAAGCAGGCGCGGCACCTTAGTTCCTTTCTTAAATCTGGTGCGGACGCCAATAGAACCAAAACTCAGAGAATGATTGAAGAAGCTGAGAAACGACAAAAGGCGTTAGTGggaattttaagaaaagatGTGGAACATAATATGAGAATG CGTGATAAACAAGAGCGGCAGCAACAACAGCGGACTGTAAAGgcaaaactgagagaaaaacGTCAAGTCTCTGCACGTGCACGTCGATACTACGATGAGTACGAGCTGCGCATGCGGGCCAGAATGTTGAAGAGGCGCACACGTGAAGAACAG ATCTTTAAAAGGTTGTTTGAGGATGGTTTGGAGATTCAAAAACAACGCATACGCGAACTTAGAGAGTATGcaaaagagaagagagaaacTTTGGCTCAGAGGCAGCAAAATGAAATTGAGTCACTAGAAAATTT CTATCGTGACCAGTTCGCCATGTTGGCGGATGGAATCGCTCGGGAGAGATACGAGATGGAAGTGCGTGAAAAAGCCCAGGAGAAG GTGGTCCGACAAATGCGACGGGAGTTACGGCGGAAATTTGAACATGACGTGCAAGAATTCCAAGAAAATCTACAACGGGATGAAGACTCAGCTTACTTTAGGCAGTTAGAAGCTGACAGACTAAGAGGCAAATTTCAACTTGCAACCCGCAACGCGTTTTATTGA
- the LOC131798640 gene encoding centrosomal protein of 95 kDa-like isoform X3: protein MKYLNNNRKPMQRMDGDSDDEAFIAIANELLEKCNLPGTISKLEECSDNFFVAVYRGLLGDDLPGIVENPISNEQHVLNCQTLIDSVASDILSVDLTHITGSSIVEGDKISIRNLLEIFAGLLEFFMEYDDDDASGDENDSNLLTSEHDVISGVLREEFGPSYEAVYGFRDRRGEIKREPPLSQQSSGGVMLDRNGEEKKQGTPATSSTRVSVVWDHENSTGFDADTSKLSDSKIEVVSDSTTELIRLGETMSDRLQPIGVERRPEARNQVPDSTLDISARSPMISVSYQHGSRLYRDDAFGGTLNGTRPLQDNAKPVMNNASALTSSKRPDLSGIRESGQSRVLGRDATSVEDELTQYTLTPTEVGNSPAVRDKDPEKPLTSFLSSSSTSASWPEQISPLEPFKDSSTREASSFDALGVRPKQKPPASSGSEAGDNSGRSTPVYHHYHHHFHHTQPQGTVPEFQSVAGVSAAASVDAPGETTSLSRTKPTGTVPGTRPCPRTTDRLTRTVPGIYTHPHSGLSQPSATTVTGTTSTLTDSVFLSGSGSSRPRFVMATSSDIPADSSSGKAALQGRPAVSLATSTATSTTGLSTPVLSSLPPTSNRSYSALKERVSLPEQTDEPTDRLSSLRRKQPLASSLPARLQKGSKSSEHPALRSTAAELLQKYTTPDDESGESDSEREADEEELGQNSDSAVDYGRLEPPAAKPTTRDFSTSRSSGSATRTSTRPRMPRSYKESTEEGSSPERAPRRGVTFRDTVETFPVSGRMDRLRRLLYEESEKERKRHTETMRKTYRDQLREIQQEKKKEKTLHMKRKLPLSPKVPKKKPKKKSPIQKRGRLEAVYCSQTRKSRPVRRTLTTEKGRKRSASASPVLDHPDMLLPAMLEEFPFLHVSPQTAHSMWDKQARHLSSFLKSGADANRTKTQRMIEEAEKRQKALVGILRKDVEHNMRMRDKQERQQQQRTVKAKLREKRQVSARARRYYDEYELRMRARMLKRRTREEQIFKRLFEDGLEIQKQRIRELREYAKEKRETLAQRQQNEIESLENFYRDQFAMLADGIARERYEMEVREKAQEKVVRQMRRELRRKFEHDVQEFQENLQRDEDSAYFRQLEADRLRGKFQLATRNAFY from the exons atgaaatatCTGAATAATAACCGTAAGCCCATGCAAAGAATGGATGGTGATTCAGATGACGAAG CTTTTATAGCTATAGCAAATGAGCTGTTGGAAAAATGCAACCTTCCTGGCACAATATCTAAACTTGAGGAATGCAGTGACAACTTCTTTGTCGCAGTTTACAGAGGTCTTCTTGGTGATGATTTGCCTG GTATTGTAGAAAATCCCATCTCAAATGAACAACATGTTTTGAACTGCCAAACTTTGATAGATTCAGTTGCTTCTGATATTCTTAGTGTGGATCTAACTCACATCACCGGGAGCAGCATTGTGGAAGGTGACAAGATTTCAATTCGGAACTTGTTAGAGATCTTTGCTGGATTGCTTGAGTTTTTCATGGagtatgatgatgatgacg CTTCTGGAGATGAAAATGATTCCAATTTGCTGACTTCAGAACACGATGTCATCTCTGGCGTACTAAGAGAAGAATTTGGTCCCTCATATGAAGCTGTTTATGGTTTTAG GGACAGGAGAGGGGAGATAAAGAGAGAACCACCATTGTCACAGCAGTCAAGTGGAGGAGTAATGCTAGATAGAAATggagaggaaaagaaacaaggaaCACCAGCAACGTCATCAACCAGAGTCTCTGTTGTGTGGGATCATGAAAATTCCACTGGCTTTGATGCAGACACTTCAAAG CTAAGTGACTCAAAAATAGAAGTTGTAAGTGACTCAACAACTGAACTTATCAGACTTGGAGAGACCATGTCAGACAGATTGCAACCAATAGGGGTAGAAAGAAGGCCAGAAGCCAGAAATCAGGTTCCAGATTCAACATTAGACATATCTGCTAGATCACCTATGATCAGTGTCAGTTATCAGCATGGTAGCAGACTTTACAGGGATGATGCCTTTGGTGGCACTCTAAATGGCACAAGACCTTTGCAGGATAATGCAAAGCCAGTTATGAATAATGCAAGTGCCTTAACAAGTTCCAAAAGACCAGATTTATCTGGAATTAG GGAGTCAGGCCAATCCCGTGTACTTGGTCGTGATGCTACTTCTGTAGAAGATGAACTGACACAGTACACTTTGACACCCACAGAGGTGGGAAATTCTCCAGCTGTTAGGGATAAG GACCCTGAAAAGCCTTTAACCAGTTTTCTGTCATCCTCCTCAACATCTGCTTCATGGCCTGAGCAAATATCACCACTAGAACCCTTTAAAGACTCTAGCACTAGAGAGGCAAGTAGCTTTGATGCTCTTGGTGTGAGACCAAAACAAAAGCCCCCAGCAAGTTCAGGTTCAGAAGCTGGGGACAATAGTGGACGGTCAACTCCAGTTTATCATCATTACCACCATCACTTTCATCACACACAGCCACAAGGGACTGTACCAG aatttcAGTCTGTAGCTGGAGTTAGTGCAGCAGCCTCAGTTGATGCACCAGGTGAAACAACCAGTTTGTCAAGGACAAAGCCTACTGGAACAGTGCCAGGAACTAGACCTTGTCCAAGAACAACTGATAGACTAACAAGGACAGTTCCTGGCATTTATACTCACCCTCACTCAG GTCTCTCACAACCATCTGCCACCACAGTCACAGGAACAACATCAACCTTAACTGACTCAGTATTTCTATCAGGGTCTGGATCATCAC GTCCCCGTTTTGTAATGGCAACTAGTTCTGATATTCCAGCTGATTCATCAAGTGGCAAAGCAGCCTTACAAGGAAGGCCGGCTGTTTCATTAGCAACAAGTACAGCAACATCTACAACAG GTTTATCCACGCCAGTGTTATCGTCACTGCCACCCACAAGTAACAGATCTTATAGTGCATTAAAGGAACGGGTCTCACTACCAGAACAGACAGACGAACCAACAGACCGACTGAGTAGTCTGAGGAGAAAGCAG CCATTAGCGTCTTCTCTCCCCGCCAGACTGCAGAAAGGATCCAAAAGTTCTGAACATCCAGCGCTTCGATCAACAGCTGCAGAGCTTTTACAAAAATACACCACACCGGATGACGAAAGTGGTGAAAGTGACAGTGAGAGGGAAGCAGACGAAGAGGAGTTAGGTCAGAACAGTGATAGTGCTGTTG ATTACGGAAGACTTGAACCTCCTGCAGCAAAACCGACGACGAGAGATTTCTCAACTTCTCGATCAAGTGGTAGCGCAACCAGGACATCTACGAGGCCAAGAATGCCTCGCAGCTATAAAG AATCAACTGAAGAAGGTTCTTCTCCTGAACGTGCTCCCCGCCGCGGCGTGACTTTCCGTGATACCGTAGAAACGTTTCCAGTTTCAGGGAGAATGGATCGGTTAAGGCGCCTGTTGTACGAGGAGTCCGAGAAGGAGCGGAAACGACACACTGAAACCATGCGCAAGACTTATCGTGACCAGTTGAGGGaaatacaacaagaaaaaaagaaagagaaaactttgcacatgaaaagaaaattaccg CTCTCACCAAAAGTTCCAAAGAAGAAACCGAAAAAGAAGTCTCCAATCCAGAAACGTGGGAGATTGGAGGCTGTCTATTGCTCACAGACTAGAAAATCCCGGCCAGTGAGGAGGACTTTGACAACGGAAAAGGGAAGGAAGAGAAGTGCATCAGCGAGCCCTGTACTGG ATCACCCAGACATGTTACTTCCTGCCATGTTGGAGGAGTTCCCTTTCTTGCATGTCTCGCCCCAAACGGCCCACAGCATGTGGGACAAGCAGGCGCGGCACCTTAGTTCCTTTCTTAAATCTGGTGCGGACGCCAATAGAACCAAAACTCAGAGAATGATTGAAGAAGCTGAGAAACGACAAAAGGCGTTAGTGggaattttaagaaaagatGTGGAACATAATATGAGAATG CGTGATAAACAAGAGCGGCAGCAACAACAGCGGACTGTAAAGgcaaaactgagagaaaaacGTCAAGTCTCTGCACGTGCACGTCGATACTACGATGAGTACGAGCTGCGCATGCGGGCCAGAATGTTGAAGAGGCGCACACGTGAAGAACAG ATCTTTAAAAGGTTGTTTGAGGATGGTTTGGAGATTCAAAAACAACGCATACGCGAACTTAGAGAGTATGcaaaagagaagagagaaacTTTGGCTCAGAGGCAGCAAAATGAAATTGAGTCACTAGAAAATTT CTATCGTGACCAGTTCGCCATGTTGGCGGATGGAATCGCTCGGGAGAGATACGAGATGGAAGTGCGTGAAAAAGCCCAGGAGAAG GTGGTCCGACAAATGCGACGGGAGTTACGGCGGAAATTTGAACATGACGTGCAAGAATTCCAAGAAAATCTACAACGGGATGAAGACTCAGCTTACTTTAGGCAGTTAGAAGCTGACAGACTAAGAGGCAAATTTCAACTTGCAACCCGCAACGCGTTTTATTGA